The following nucleotide sequence is from Trifolium pratense cultivar HEN17-A07 linkage group LG2, ARS_RC_1.1, whole genome shotgun sequence.
AGAAACTTTATGAACAAATTGAGGTAACACTAACAAATTATGATCTATATTCCGGATGATGCATTACATGTTAATCAATTTGGAACATGATTACAATTTTCAGGTGCAGAAACATTTACAGTTTAGAATTGAAGCTCAAGGAAAGTACTTACAATCGGTACTAATGAAGGCGCAAGAAGCACTTGCAGGACACGGTTCTTGTTCGACAACAGGTGTAGAACATGCTAATAAAGATGAACTACTTTCTCAGTTATTATCAATAATCAACAATGCATGTCCTAGTTCTCCCATTTCAGAACTAACAGAAACAAGAGGTTTAAGTTTAAACTTTGGTGAGAAGAAACAAAATAGAGGAACTATGTGTTCTCTAGAAAGTTCTCTTACATCATCTGAAAGCTCTGAGAGAAAAGAGGAAAATCAAACCATAGATGAGGCAGAGAACACTTCAAATTATAATAGTATTTCAGTTGAATTGCCACTAATTTCCATTGTAACAGAAAGTAAAACATTCAAGACTGATACAAATGATGAAGCTAGTGGGAAAAAGAGAAGTGCAACTACTGATTTTGATGGTGGTTGTGTTGATCAATCAGATGGAAAAAGATGTGgcaaaaaattgaggaaatctGAGTTGTCACAAATGCTTGACTTGAACATAAAATATGAGAGAGACGTTGACTTAAGTTCCACAGAAATAGATTTAAATTGTAGTTCAAGCTTTTGAGTACAATGAAGATGGTTTATTGTAATATTTACATTTGAAACAAATTAAGTCACTCTCAGGAGCAAATTAATGTATAAACTATGTATATTTTATAATGGAAATGTATAATACTTATATGACAAATCTTTGTtcaatcttttttcttttcttaatctTGTTGCTCATATGGGATCACAATGTCAAATAAAATTTACTGTAACTTTGTAACAAGCATCTATTGGTCTAATTTTATTATCCTTTAGATGCTTATGAAGACCCTACTACAATATTGGTTGGTGACATCAAAACAAACCCGATTTAGTGACCGATTTTAGAGACCGGTTTAGTGACTATTTTAGTGACCAGTTTTGTATAGTGTTGGTATTGAGTTTaagcttaaatgcagttttggcctcCCAAGTTTCCAAATGGTTTGATTTTGGGCCCCCTAATTTCAAATGCTTGAATTTAGCCCCTCACTTTTATGGCCCCCTCTTGactattttgactaaaaattatattttgtacATGTGTCTTAATTTTATTGGATAACATGAAAaggttattatttatttaaaatgaaattaaaattaggACAGAAGGTCACGTCACGTGAGGCTTTCAGTAACAATCTCGATGGT
It contains:
- the LOC123908133 gene encoding myb family transcription factor PHL8-like, producing MFQSLLQKKQMDQQNQSMRLVLSTDAKPRLKWTHELHQRFAEAINQLGGAEKATPKSLMRAMGIPGLTLYHLKSHLQKYRLGKSQQVETCSDNKQDYIEIQSTGSQCSREISVGNQNQTTESLKISEALQIQMEVQKKLYEQIEVQKHLQFRIEAQGKYLQSVLMKAQEALAGHGSCSTTGVEHANKDELLSQLLSIINNACPSSPISELTETRGLSLNFGEKKQNRGTMCSLESSLTSSESSERKEENQTIDEAENTSNYNSISVELPLISIVTESKTFKTDTNDEASGKKRSATTDFDGGCVDQSDGKRCGKKLRKSELSQMLDLNIKYERDVDLSSTEIDLNCSSSF